Proteins encoded by one window of Longimicrobium sp.:
- a CDS encoding NHLP bacteriocin system secretion protein encodes MKKHLFRKASVERLSSPEQLDQIMHATHPRGWIALSGMAVLLACAVGWGFTGSVADKVEGRGILVRSGGVLEVVTPAPGRVTDISVDVGDSVTAGQVVGWLAQPELFEEIQVAKARLKVLHDEHQALVGFTRRDAGLEGESLRAQKAALDASIRAAEANLGPLQERIASQNRLVEQGLLTRATLLVTQQQLDAAREKIRVSRSELAQLQVKELEVENDAREAIRNSESKIRDTEAEVARLERDIRARTQVTTPYTGRILEIMTEPGKVVERGEPLLSLDLRGSDIKDLVAVLFVPSIYGKMVKPGMRINIAPSTVRKEEFGMMLGTVTFVSDFPATPMGIRRVLKNDKLVEELFGGASPYEVHADLMVDPSTPSNYRWTSSRGPASRIESGTLAAASITVTEQPPVALVLPQLRQWLER; translated from the coding sequence ATGAAGAAACATTTGTTCCGCAAAGCCTCCGTCGAGCGCCTATCCTCGCCGGAGCAGCTCGACCAGATCATGCACGCCACCCACCCGCGCGGGTGGATCGCGCTGAGCGGGATGGCGGTGCTTCTGGCGTGCGCCGTGGGATGGGGGTTCACCGGGAGCGTGGCGGACAAGGTGGAGGGGCGCGGCATCCTGGTGCGGAGCGGGGGGGTGCTGGAGGTGGTCACCCCCGCCCCCGGGCGCGTCACCGACATCTCCGTGGACGTGGGCGACAGCGTGACGGCCGGGCAGGTGGTGGGGTGGCTGGCCCAGCCGGAGCTCTTTGAAGAGATCCAGGTCGCCAAGGCGCGCCTCAAGGTGCTGCACGACGAGCACCAGGCGCTGGTGGGCTTCACCCGGCGCGACGCCGGGCTGGAGGGCGAGAGCCTGCGTGCCCAGAAGGCCGCCCTGGATGCCTCCATCCGGGCGGCCGAGGCCAACCTTGGGCCCCTCCAGGAGCGCATCGCCTCGCAGAACCGGCTGGTGGAGCAGGGGCTCCTCACCCGGGCCACGCTCCTGGTGACCCAGCAGCAGCTGGACGCCGCGCGCGAGAAGATCCGGGTGAGCCGCAGCGAGCTGGCCCAGCTGCAGGTGAAGGAGCTGGAGGTGGAGAACGACGCGCGGGAAGCCATCCGCAACAGCGAGTCCAAGATCCGCGACACCGAAGCCGAGGTGGCGCGCCTGGAGCGCGACATCCGCGCCCGCACCCAGGTGACCACGCCCTACACGGGGCGCATCCTGGAGATCATGACCGAGCCGGGGAAGGTGGTGGAGCGCGGCGAGCCGCTGCTGAGCCTGGACCTGCGCGGGAGCGACATCAAGGACCTGGTGGCGGTGCTCTTCGTTCCCTCCATCTACGGGAAGATGGTGAAGCCGGGGATGAGGATCAACATCGCCCCCTCCACGGTGCGCAAGGAGGAGTTCGGGATGATGCTGGGCACGGTGACCTTCGTGTCCGACTTTCCCGCCACCCCCATGGGGATCCGGCGCGTGCTCAAGAACGACAAGCTCGTGGAGGAGCTCTTCGGCGGAGCCTCGCCCTACGAGGTGCACGCGGACCTGATGGTGGACCCTTCCACCCCCAGCAACTACCGGTGGACCTCGTCGCGCGGGCCGGCCAGCCGCATCGAGAGCGGAACGCTGGCCGCGGCCTCCATCACCGTGACCGAGCAGCCCCCCGTGGCGCTGGTCCTTCCGCAGCTGCGCCAGTGGCTCGAGCGATGA
- a CDS encoding TolC family protein, translated as MYEQSRATAPEEPSAAGPVRSAPSGVMGWVALVALAAAPGAAAQEPAGLSLQRAVEATLVQSPSIQVGRLRAEGASGARIAASAPFDTQLRLAADDSYQKEPTIGEGGIIPGAAVSAHRTAYTLGASRLLRSGIQVQPEVAVTRTADRSLTPVPSSAASVRLRFTMPLARDRWGSISAAPERTAEITHRSLREELRYVTAAGVLETVRAYWSYLAAQQELEVYRNSEERAERLTGEMEQLVKADERPASDLNQLQATAAIRRRNRIAAEQRVVEARRELGISIGVEGEAIHLLPPATTPFPAAAPWEPGPAEVDRLVERALAHRADLASRAHRVQAAGVLSAAARGSRRPRLDLSTTVGYNGLASAGDARGFVAPLYQHVPGPIATVALEYRLPVANAEAQGLFVQRRALEDEERVAAADLARRITSGVRASAEALRREAQGVAESSRAVELYRTAVDNEHTKYRLGAATLLDVILAEGGLNEARLGEVSARFRYAVAVATLRFETGSLAEMDREGRTVVPPGSLITPP; from the coding sequence ATGTACGAGCAGTCGCGCGCCACCGCCCCGGAAGAACCCTCCGCCGCAGGCCCCGTACGCTCCGCCCCCTCCGGGGTGATGGGGTGGGTGGCGCTGGTGGCGCTGGCCGCGGCCCCGGGCGCGGCGGCGCAGGAGCCCGCCGGCCTCTCGCTGCAGCGGGCGGTGGAGGCCACCCTGGTGCAGAGCCCCTCCATCCAGGTGGGGCGGCTGAGAGCCGAGGGGGCGTCGGGGGCGCGGATCGCCGCGAGCGCCCCCTTCGACACCCAGCTGCGCCTCGCCGCGGACGACAGCTACCAGAAGGAGCCCACCATCGGCGAGGGCGGCATCATCCCCGGCGCCGCCGTGTCGGCGCACCGCACCGCCTACACCCTGGGGGCCAGCCGGCTGCTGCGCTCGGGGATCCAGGTGCAGCCGGAGGTGGCCGTCACCCGCACGGCAGACCGCTCGCTCACCCCCGTTCCCAGCAGCGCCGCCAGCGTGCGGCTGCGCTTCACCATGCCGCTGGCCCGCGACCGGTGGGGATCCATCTCCGCCGCGCCCGAGCGCACGGCCGAGATCACCCACCGCTCGCTGCGCGAAGAGCTGCGCTACGTGACCGCCGCCGGCGTGCTGGAAACCGTCCGCGCCTACTGGAGCTACCTGGCGGCGCAGCAGGAGCTGGAGGTGTACCGCAACTCCGAGGAGCGCGCGGAGCGGCTGACGGGCGAGATGGAGCAGCTGGTGAAGGCGGACGAGCGCCCGGCCTCGGACCTCAACCAGCTCCAGGCCACCGCGGCCATCCGCCGCCGCAACCGCATCGCGGCCGAGCAGCGGGTGGTGGAGGCCCGGCGCGAGCTGGGGATCTCGATCGGGGTGGAGGGCGAAGCCATCCACCTCCTTCCCCCCGCGACCACCCCCTTCCCCGCGGCGGCCCCCTGGGAGCCCGGCCCCGCCGAGGTGGACCGGCTGGTGGAGCGCGCCCTGGCGCACCGCGCCGACCTGGCGTCCCGCGCCCACCGGGTGCAGGCAGCCGGGGTGCTGAGCGCCGCGGCCCGCGGGAGCCGCCGCCCACGGCTGGACCTTTCCACCACCGTGGGCTACAACGGCCTGGCCAGCGCGGGCGACGCCCGCGGCTTCGTGGCCCCCCTTTACCAGCACGTTCCCGGGCCCATCGCCACCGTGGCGCTGGAGTACCGCCTCCCCGTGGCCAACGCCGAGGCGCAGGGCCTCTTCGTGCAGCGCCGCGCGCTGGAGGACGAGGAGCGCGTGGCCGCCGCCGACCTGGCGCGGCGCATCACGTCGGGGGTGCGGGCGTCGGCCGAGGCGCTGCGCCGCGAGGCACAGGGGGTGGCCGAGAGCTCCCGCGCCGTGGAGCTGTACCGCACCGCCGTGGACAACGAGCACACCAAGTATCGCCTGGGCGCCGCCACCCTCCTGGACGTGATCCTGGCCGAGGGAGGGCTCAACGAGGCCCGCCTCGGCGAGGTGTCGGCGAGGTTCCGCTACGCGGTGGCGGTGGCCACCCTGCGGTTCGAGACGGGCTCGCTGGCCGAGATGGACAGGGAGGGACGCACCGTGGTTCCCCCCGGCTCGCTCATCACACCCCCGTGA
- a CDS encoding NHLP leader peptide family RiPP precursor, which produces MAQDPRNELLERVVQRATVDRAFRARLVADPYSAIFETFGVNLTPAFRVRFIEKDPGLDLLVVLPDLEGERDELSDDELDEVAGGDGTPW; this is translated from the coding sequence ATGGCCCAAGACCCTCGCAACGAGCTTCTCGAGCGCGTAGTTCAGCGCGCCACGGTGGATCGCGCTTTTCGCGCGCGCCTGGTGGCCGACCCTTATTCGGCCATCTTCGAGACGTTCGGGGTGAACCTGACGCCGGCGTTCCGGGTGAGGTTCATCGAGAAGGACCCGGGTCTGGACCTGCTGGTGGTGCTCCCCGACCTGGAGGGGGAACGGGACGAGCTTTCGGACGACGAGCTGGACGAGGTGGCGGGGGGCGACGGAACACCCTGGTAG